A section of the Pseudanabaena mucicola str. Chao 1806 genome encodes:
- a CDS encoding TldD/PmbA family protein, whose translation MIRNSEEQTLEHVFYKLADYLINSLRFGEYLTISLTSERSQFTRFNHAKVRQSGLVADGNVTISLIYNQREANAEFPFTSDHAIDIAHATASLNYLRQEIVQIPENPYLVIPENQGSSREVYQGNLLPPEEAIATILEPINNIDFTGFYASGSIIRASANSAGQRHWFATDSFFVDYSIFVQTSSGEKAVKGIYAGKDWQNQDYKFQIERSQQQSIALQRPSKTVDRGQYHAYFAPAASSELFGFLTWSVGEASFQQGSSALLKLKNQERMLSPLLSLSENFIHGNVPRFNDLGEVAPEYLPIISNGKLVNTLVSSRSAKEYNKKANGAGSGEAMRSPEVATGNLAEADILKQLDTGLYLSNLHYLNWSDRTGGRITGMTRYACFWVENGEFIAPIENLRFDDSIYDFFGDNLENLTDFCEFIPDTGTYEKRSLGGIFAPGMLVNKFTFTL comes from the coding sequence ATGATCAGAAATTCGGAAGAGCAAACTTTGGAGCACGTATTTTACAAGCTTGCTGATTATTTAATTAATAGTCTCCGTTTTGGTGAATACCTAACTATTAGCTTGACGAGTGAGCGCAGTCAGTTCACTCGATTTAATCATGCAAAGGTACGTCAATCAGGGCTGGTTGCCGATGGGAATGTGACCATATCACTTATCTATAATCAGCGTGAAGCCAATGCTGAGTTTCCATTTACCAGCGATCACGCGATCGATATAGCCCACGCCACTGCCAGTCTTAACTATTTACGCCAAGAAATAGTGCAAATTCCTGAAAATCCTTATCTAGTCATCCCCGAAAATCAAGGCTCAAGTCGCGAAGTTTATCAAGGTAATTTATTACCACCAGAAGAAGCGATCGCCACAATTCTCGAACCGATCAATAACATTGACTTTACAGGTTTCTATGCCTCAGGTTCGATCATTCGGGCTAGTGCCAACTCCGCAGGGCAAAGACATTGGTTTGCGACGGATTCGTTTTTTGTGGATTATTCCATATTTGTGCAGACCAGTTCGGGTGAAAAAGCAGTTAAAGGAATTTATGCAGGCAAAGATTGGCAAAATCAAGATTACAAATTCCAGATTGAGCGATCGCAACAACAATCAATCGCTTTGCAAAGACCTAGCAAAACTGTAGACCGAGGACAATATCATGCCTATTTCGCCCCTGCCGCTTCCTCAGAACTATTTGGATTTTTGACATGGAGTGTGGGAGAAGCAAGCTTTCAGCAGGGCAGTAGCGCTCTTCTTAAGCTAAAAAATCAAGAACGCATGCTCTCCCCATTGCTATCCCTGAGTGAAAATTTTATTCATGGTAATGTACCTCGCTTTAATGATCTCGGTGAAGTCGCCCCTGAATATTTACCGATTATTAGTAACGGCAAGCTAGTAAATACTCTCGTTAGCTCACGCAGTGCCAAGGAATACAACAAAAAAGCCAATGGAGCAGGTAGCGGGGAAGCGATGCGATCGCCTGAAGTTGCCACAGGTAATTTAGCTGAAGCTGATATTCTCAAACAATTAGATACGGGACTCTACTTATCTAATTTGCATTACCTAAACTGGAGCGATCGCACAGGTGGTCGCATTACAGGTATGACCCGATATGCTTGTTTTTGGGTAGAAAATGGCGAATTTATTGCACCAATTGAGAATCTCCGCTTTGATGACAGTATTTATGATTTCTTTGGCGATAATCTTGAAAATCTTACTGATTTCTGTGAATTTATCCCCGATACGGGTACTTATGAAAAGCGATCGCTAGGAGGTATTTTTGCTCCAG